Proteins found in one Bremerella volcania genomic segment:
- a CDS encoding DUF2071 domain-containing protein, with protein MRLPVIRGIIDRRILANYRIDPDVLAKQLPKPFRPQVVNGFGIAGICLIRLVSIRPKTLPLWMGISSENAAHRIAVEWDDGDQMRTGVYIPRRDTSSFLNALAGGRIFPGVHHRAKFEVSEQADHYRIRVTSHDRQAQFLVAGRVADDLSKTSIFHSVEEVSHFFECGSIGYSPANKPDQFDGLELRSFNWQVTPLDIEHVESSFFDNANLFPPGTAVFDNALLMRSIDHEWHERTSMQAKRDNVPSITAQCETYQGTAERSQRAHPILLEHHT; from the coding sequence ATGCGACTTCCCGTCATACGCGGCATCATCGATCGCAGAATTCTGGCAAACTATCGCATCGATCCCGACGTGCTTGCCAAGCAATTACCGAAACCCTTTCGCCCTCAAGTGGTGAATGGATTTGGTATCGCCGGAATTTGTTTGATCCGTCTGGTGAGCATTCGCCCAAAAACCTTGCCCTTGTGGATGGGCATTTCATCTGAAAACGCAGCCCATCGAATCGCCGTCGAGTGGGATGACGGTGACCAGATGCGGACAGGCGTCTACATTCCCCGTCGGGATACTTCTTCCTTCTTAAATGCACTGGCCGGTGGTCGCATCTTTCCTGGCGTGCATCATCGAGCGAAATTCGAGGTATCGGAACAAGCAGATCACTATCGAATACGAGTCACCAGTCACGACCGCCAAGCTCAATTCCTGGTCGCAGGTCGTGTGGCGGACGATTTGTCGAAGACCTCCATCTTCCACAGCGTCGAAGAAGTCTCGCACTTCTTCGAGTGTGGATCGATCGGATACTCGCCGGCGAACAAACCTGACCAGTTCGATGGGTTGGAGTTACGTTCATTCAATTGGCAAGTCACGCCGCTCGATATCGAACACGTTGAGTCGTCCTTCTTCGACAACGCCAACTTATTTCCCCCAGGTACCGCGGTGTTCGATAACGCGCTGCTGATGCGCAGTATCGATCATGAGTGGCATGAGCGAACTAGCATGCAGGCTAAGCGAGATAACGTTCCATCG
- a CDS encoding sulfatase family protein produces the protein MPRISFYLSALLLLAIALPAVADDRPNFIIFIADDVSWNDFGCYGSETARTPNIDALAASGMKFTNAYLTASSCSPSRCSIITGRYPHNNGAASELHRPLPAHLVKFPKLLKAAGYYTALAGKDHMPQDNADEKAVWDDKRGTNVPGNSGGEGHWVDVVQKRPKDKPFFFWFASTDAHRGWDADKQWQADNYGPKHNPDDVKVSPYMRNEPATRDDLASYHNEITRFDYYIGQVCEELKAQDAFDNTLIIVMADNGRPFPRGKTRVHDSGMKTPFVVSWPKGIKDAGETNNKLVSVIDICPTFLGLAGVKVPEQAQGVSFAQLLEDPQNLSKRNYAFSEHNWHDYEAHGRAVRKQQGILYIRNARPEKAWLGPADSVSSPSHKDIVEAKDDLTPAQADVLLAPRPAEELYDTSQDPLQTNNLVGSPQYAKHLAEMRQVMDRWQKETGDSAPANYTTDFYDRETGYVDSKTGERIKGDRPYGDWAGQEHGADKINASGPK, from the coding sequence ATGCCTCGCATCTCCTTCTACCTATCGGCCTTGCTACTCCTGGCGATCGCCCTGCCTGCCGTTGCCGACGATCGACCTAACTTCATCATTTTCATTGCCGATGACGTCAGCTGGAATGACTTCGGTTGTTATGGCAGCGAAACGGCTCGTACGCCGAATATTGATGCCTTGGCGGCCAGCGGGATGAAGTTCACCAATGCGTATCTCACCGCCAGCAGCTGCAGCCCGAGCCGGTGCAGCATCATCACCGGTCGCTATCCGCACAACAACGGGGCGGCCAGCGAACTGCATCGTCCGCTGCCGGCGCATCTGGTCAAGTTTCCGAAGCTGCTCAAAGCGGCCGGCTACTACACGGCCTTGGCCGGTAAAGATCACATGCCGCAAGACAACGCCGACGAGAAGGCCGTTTGGGACGACAAGCGCGGCACCAATGTGCCTGGCAATTCCGGCGGGGAAGGGCACTGGGTCGATGTCGTGCAGAAGCGTCCCAAGGATAAGCCGTTCTTCTTCTGGTTCGCTTCCACCGACGCCCACCGCGGCTGGGATGCCGACAAGCAGTGGCAGGCCGACAACTACGGACCGAAGCACAATCCCGATGACGTGAAGGTCTCGCCGTACATGCGGAACGAGCCGGCCACGCGCGACGACCTGGCTTCCTACCACAACGAGATCACCCGCTTCGACTACTACATTGGCCAGGTCTGCGAAGAACTGAAAGCTCAAGATGCGTTCGATAATACGCTGATCATCGTCATGGCGGACAACGGCCGTCCGTTCCCACGCGGCAAAACGCGTGTGCACGATAGCGGCATGAAGACTCCCTTCGTCGTCAGCTGGCCTAAAGGAATCAAGGACGCCGGCGAGACCAACAACAAGCTGGTCAGCGTGATCGACATCTGCCCGACCTTCCTGGGCCTGGCTGGCGTGAAGGTTCCGGAGCAAGCCCAAGGCGTCAGCTTTGCTCAACTGCTGGAAGATCCTCAGAATCTGTCCAAACGCAACTACGCGTTCAGCGAACACAACTGGCACGACTACGAGGCCCACGGCCGTGCGGTCCGCAAACAGCAGGGGATTCTTTACATCCGCAATGCGCGGCCTGAGAAAGCCTGGCTGGGCCCGGCCGACTCGGTCAGCTCTCCTTCGCACAAAGACATCGTCGAGGCGAAAGACGACCTGACCCCCGCCCAGGCCGACGTCCTGCTGGCACCACGTCCGGCTGAAGAGTTGTACGACACCAGCCAAGACCCGCTGCAAACCAACAACCTGGTCGGTAGCCCACAGTACGCCAAACACCTGGCCGAAATGCGCCAGGTGATGGACCGGTGGCAAAAGGAAACCGGCGACAGCGCTCCGGCAAACTATACCACCGACTTCTACGACCGTGAGACCGGCTATGTCGACAGCAAGACCGGCGAGCGCATCAAAGGAGATCGCCCCTACGGTGACTGGGCTGGCCAGGAGCACGGTGCCGACAAAATCAACGCCAGCGGGCCGAAGTAG
- a CDS encoding type II secretion system protein, which produces MTTKQQHSVRPAFTLVELLVVIAIIEGGT; this is translated from the coding sequence ATGACAACGAAACAACAACATTCCGTTCGCCCGGCGTTTACCTTGGTCGAACTGTTGGTGGTGATTGCCATCATTGAAGGTGGTACCTGA
- a CDS encoding DUF1559 domain-containing protein, with protein sequence MKRPLRKCSGFTLVELLVVIAIIGVLIALLLPAVQQAREAARRMQCTNNLKQLGIALHTYNDTFLALPMGVLQQHNWRVGVLPYLEQNNLYEQLNFSETFRGDQNNANTPALGGTTVDTFVCPSSPLDPNMNPGWNGLKYQYHHYMGVSGAVGTSVGTCQKHYGWNCDNGPFSVNKKVKLAELTDGTSNTMIVGEQSERVKYTGSGVGSWPFAEGKTMAPGGYHGGWEGPGNLSQTGTQYGIMSGIVPIQYGPNATCPDPWDCGYCYINSTILASAHPGGINILLADGSVRFISETIDLNNFKLLALKSDGEVVKFD encoded by the coding sequence ATGAAGCGTCCGCTTCGCAAATGCTCTGGCTTTACGCTAGTTGAGCTACTGGTGGTGATTGCCATCATTGGTGTTCTAATCGCCCTACTGTTGCCAGCCGTCCAACAAGCACGTGAAGCTGCGCGACGAATGCAATGCACGAACAACCTCAAACAGCTCGGTATTGCCTTACATACTTATAACGATACGTTTTTGGCGTTGCCGATGGGAGTGCTGCAACAGCACAACTGGCGGGTTGGCGTTCTTCCGTATCTGGAACAGAACAACCTGTACGAGCAACTCAATTTCTCGGAAACCTTTCGCGGTGATCAAAACAATGCTAACACCCCCGCGCTGGGCGGCACGACAGTCGATACGTTCGTCTGCCCGTCGAGCCCGCTGGATCCGAACATGAACCCAGGATGGAACGGATTAAAGTATCAGTACCATCACTACATGGGCGTCAGCGGCGCGGTCGGAACGAGCGTGGGAACTTGCCAAAAACACTATGGTTGGAATTGCGATAACGGACCATTCTCAGTCAATAAGAAGGTTAAGCTGGCTGAGCTCACCGATGGTACGTCCAACACAATGATCGTAGGCGAGCAATCCGAACGTGTAAAATATACTGGTTCCGGGGTTGGTTCGTGGCCATTTGCCGAAGGAAAGACGATGGCACCAGGTGGTTATCACGGTGGCTGGGAAGGCCCTGGGAACCTGAGCCAAACGGGTACGCAATACGGCATCATGTCGGGCATCGTACCTATCCAGTATGGTCCCAATGCTACCTGTCCTGATCCTTGGGATTGCGGCTACTGTTACATCAATTCAACCATTCTTGCGTCCGCCCATCCTGGTGGCATCAACATCTTGTTGGCGGACGGATCGGTTCGATTCATTTCAGAAACGATCGACCTCAATAACTTCAAATTGTTGGCACTCAAGAGCGATGGTGAAGTTGTGAAATTCGACTAA
- a CDS encoding carboxypeptidase regulatory-like domain-containing protein, which yields MTIQRALAATTLFAMVILIGCSDSGPALEGVTGTITKNGVPFVGAQLEFYPEGPGAASYGKSDEQGNFRLRYSTGKPGAVIGNHKVTVIGGSTNGAEVEEEPVEDPIEGETKLAPVSNPDAAGRRGRNDGGPKSIEGIPAVVKEGEKNHVIIELD from the coding sequence ATGACGATTCAAAGAGCCTTGGCGGCGACTACGCTGTTTGCCATGGTCATACTGATAGGATGCAGCGATTCAGGCCCTGCGCTGGAAGGCGTTACTGGAACGATCACCAAGAACGGCGTTCCCTTTGTCGGTGCCCAACTCGAGTTCTACCCTGAAGGTCCCGGGGCCGCTTCTTACGGCAAGTCGGACGAGCAAGGCAACTTCAGACTTCGCTACTCGACCGGTAAGCCGGGGGCGGTGATCGGTAACCACAAGGTGACCGTGATCGGCGGAAGTACCAATGGTGCGGAAGTTGAAGAGGAGCCTGTGGAAGATCCAATCGAAGGGGAAACGAAACTGGCCCCGGTCTCCAACCCGGATGCGGCCGGCCGCCGCGGACGCAATGACGGAGGTCCGAAATCGATTGAAGGAATTCCGGCCGTCGTGAAAGAGGGCGAGAAAAACCACGTGATCATCGAACTAGACTAG
- a CDS encoding DUF1559 domain-containing protein translates to MIRPTLKRRGFTLVELLVVIAIIGVLIALLLPAVQQAREAARRMQCSNNLKQLGLALHNYHDTHLEFPIAHFITAPTDRPASWLVRIWPFIEQSAAYDQCTFSGSDWSGRGFDRNWRVTTNIFVEGLNCPSSPMERFHSQTANSDTTNDGAPSTIQYQIADYCGVGGTYGDGKSHWYGYHGRNDYSGVFITTDSKNSQVTAFKDITDGTSNTLAIGEQSDFVRIDDGSGNVVKKDYRDFSWHGGAWSGGGGGETDEGYWNGHSSFRVGINFVASGNHSPHGIGDYWYGRRGHHSPFCSPHPGGALFTLADGSTRFVSEHMNFDTLRSLGNRADGRVVGEY, encoded by the coding sequence ATGATTCGTCCGACCTTGAAGCGTCGCGGCTTCACCCTTGTCGAACTTTTAGTGGTCATCGCCATCATTGGTGTTCTAATCGCCCTGCTGTTGCCAGCCGTCCAACAAGCGCGTGAAGCCGCACGGCGAATGCAATGTAGCAACAACCTCAAACAGCTTGGCTTGGCGCTGCACAACTATCATGACACGCACTTGGAATTCCCGATTGCCCACTTCATCACCGCGCCGACCGATCGACCCGCGAGCTGGCTTGTGCGGATCTGGCCATTCATCGAGCAATCGGCCGCGTACGATCAATGCACGTTCAGCGGAAGCGACTGGTCAGGACGTGGTTTCGACCGCAACTGGCGAGTGACGACCAATATCTTCGTGGAAGGCCTGAACTGCCCTTCCAGCCCGATGGAACGCTTCCACTCGCAAACCGCCAATAGTGACACGACCAATGACGGTGCACCATCAACGATCCAGTACCAGATCGCCGACTATTGCGGCGTCGGTGGAACGTATGGCGACGGCAAGTCCCATTGGTACGGCTATCATGGCCGCAACGACTACTCCGGCGTGTTCATCACGACCGACTCGAAGAACTCGCAGGTTACCGCGTTCAAAGACATCACCGACGGAACCAGCAACACGCTGGCTATCGGCGAACAGTCCGACTTCGTCCGTATCGATGATGGAAGTGGCAACGTCGTCAAGAAGGACTACCGCGACTTCAGCTGGCACGGGGGTGCCTGGAGCGGCGGCGGCGGCGGTGAAACGGACGAAGGTTACTGGAACGGTCATTCTTCCTTCCGCGTGGGTATCAACTTCGTGGCCTCCGGCAATCACAGCCCCCATGGGATTGGCGACTACTGGTATGGCCGCCGGGGACATCACTCGCCATTCTGCTCGCCGCACCCAGGCGGAGCATTGTTCACACTGGCCGACGGTTCGACGCGATTCGTCAGCGAACATATGAACTTCGATACGCTCCGTAGCCTGGGCAATCGCGCCGATGGTCGTGTCGTTGGCGAGTACTAA
- a CDS encoding alkaline phosphatase, whose protein sequence is MLKIFPAICLVTLGLLLASMGLAESLERVPVSSLQQKNAETNRPQSIHWGPNEKKYSSWTNHSNRLIPIYTFGIDLDAVDGVSSVYRSEEKLEKLFGYLPAQTVNSKAEYFDQTDVYRLQKQAAESGKKRIILFIYDGMDWQTTWAAAIYKSGRVPYREGRGAGLHFQDYRGAKTDFGYFVTTPHNNGTDVNVDRQIVTSPGGSTKGGYDVGEAGEFPWSVPADAYYPIAKGKNIIHAFTDSASSATSMTSGIKTYNNAINVDYMGREVLPISRQLQADGWKIGVVTSVPVCHATPGAAYANNVHRYDYQDITRDLIGRPSVYHPGSLPGVDVLIGGGWGDEKTKDGKQGQNFVPGNPYITQEDLQAIDVANGGKYVIAQRTPGQAGKKVLDDGAAGAIKQGHRLFGFFGIGGGHLPFQTADGKYDPVVSAKSSGPVAAEKYSAADLRENVTLADMSIAALDVLEAKGQPWWLMIEAGDVDWANHSNNIDDSIGAVLSGDEAFHQVTQWIETHGGWDDTCLILTADHGHYLVIEDPEALTGE, encoded by the coding sequence GTGTTGAAGATCTTCCCTGCGATTTGTTTGGTTACCCTGGGTTTGCTCCTGGCAAGCATGGGACTTGCCGAGTCGCTCGAGCGCGTGCCGGTCTCGTCCCTTCAACAGAAGAATGCGGAGACGAATCGTCCCCAGTCGATTCACTGGGGGCCCAATGAAAAGAAGTATTCCAGCTGGACCAATCACTCCAACCGCCTGATCCCGATCTACACGTTCGGCATCGATCTGGACGCGGTCGATGGCGTAAGTAGTGTTTATCGAAGTGAAGAGAAGCTTGAGAAGTTGTTTGGTTACCTTCCTGCGCAAACCGTCAACTCAAAGGCCGAGTACTTCGATCAGACCGATGTCTATCGTCTGCAGAAGCAGGCCGCCGAAAGTGGCAAGAAGCGGATCATTCTGTTTATCTACGATGGCATGGACTGGCAAACGACCTGGGCGGCCGCCATTTACAAGTCAGGCCGCGTTCCGTATCGCGAGGGGCGCGGGGCCGGACTGCACTTTCAAGACTATCGGGGTGCGAAGACCGACTTTGGGTACTTCGTGACGACTCCACACAACAACGGCACCGACGTGAACGTCGATCGTCAAATCGTGACGTCCCCCGGTGGCAGCACCAAGGGAGGTTACGACGTCGGCGAGGCTGGCGAGTTCCCTTGGAGCGTTCCGGCCGACGCGTATTATCCGATCGCCAAGGGAAAGAACATCATTCACGCGTTCACCGATTCGGCCTCGTCCGCCACGTCGATGACCTCAGGCATTAAGACCTACAACAACGCGATCAACGTCGACTACATGGGGCGTGAAGTTTTGCCGATCTCGCGTCAGTTGCAAGCCGATGGTTGGAAGATTGGCGTCGTGACAAGCGTGCCTGTTTGCCACGCCACGCCTGGGGCGGCCTATGCCAACAACGTACATCGGTACGACTATCAAGACATCACACGCGACCTGATCGGACGTCCTTCGGTCTATCACCCTGGCTCGCTTCCAGGCGTCGACGTCTTGATCGGCGGAGGTTGGGGAGACGAAAAGACGAAGGATGGAAAGCAGGGCCAGAACTTCGTGCCAGGCAATCCTTACATCACCCAAGAGGATCTACAGGCAATCGATGTCGCCAACGGAGGCAAGTACGTCATTGCCCAGCGAACGCCTGGCCAGGCAGGTAAAAAGGTATTGGATGATGGCGCGGCCGGGGCGATTAAACAGGGGCATCGACTCTTTGGATTCTTCGGTATCGGCGGTGGGCACTTGCCATTTCAAACGGCCGATGGCAAGTACGATCCAGTGGTCAGCGCGAAGAGTTCCGGACCGGTCGCGGCTGAGAAATACAGCGCAGCCGACCTTCGCGAGAACGTCACGCTCGCCGACATGAGCATCGCGGCCCTCGACGTGTTGGAAGCCAAGGGCCAGCCGTGGTGGCTGATGATCGAAGCAGGCGACGTCGACTGGGCCAACCATTCGAACAACATCGACGACTCGATCGGAGCCGTGCTCAGTGGTGACGAGGCATTCCACCAGGTAACCCAGTGGATCGAAACGCACGGCGGCTGGGACGATACGTGCCTGATTCTAACGGCCGATCACGGTCACTACCTGGTGATCGAAGACCCTGAGGCACTGACCGGCGAGTAA
- a CDS encoding DUF1559 domain-containing protein, which translates to MRSRHAFTLVELLVVIAIIGILIALLLPAVQQAREAARRIQCQNNLKQLGLAMHNYHDNHNKFPPISSSSTGFSAQALILPFIEQGNLHDLIDFSEPLMLGSGPSVTLNPVHAGIPDRILEMLLCPSDSGDPFYNDGTDTWAGTNYMINVGSGNGLYYCEGCDPNGLFWRGSNTAFRDITDGTSHTILMAETLFGGRDQVSTTVLTDPQRQIKRVSGGAPGSKTAEDIDTASASGYTGARAGSWIRTTGYHITINGFYPPNSRSPDASHHGYIVSSSRSNHPGGTQIVLADGSVSFVPETIDLSTWRALFSRGGGEVPQPY; encoded by the coding sequence ATGCGTTCACGACACGCGTTCACGCTCGTCGAGCTGCTGGTGGTCATCGCGATCATCGGTATTTTGATTGCTCTACTATTGCCGGCGGTGCAACAGGCTCGTGAGGCGGCCCGCCGAATTCAATGCCAGAACAACCTCAAGCAGTTGGGGCTGGCCATGCACAACTATCACGATAACCATAACAAGTTCCCGCCTATTTCTTCCAGCAGCACCGGCTTCTCGGCCCAGGCACTGATCTTGCCATTCATCGAGCAAGGCAACCTGCACGACTTGATCGACTTCAGCGAGCCGCTGATGCTCGGCAGTGGTCCCTCGGTGACGCTCAACCCGGTGCATGCCGGCATTCCAGATCGCATTTTGGAGATGCTCTTGTGCCCGTCCGACAGTGGCGACCCGTTTTACAACGACGGGACCGATACGTGGGCCGGAACCAACTACATGATCAACGTCGGAAGTGGCAATGGGCTGTACTACTGCGAAGGCTGCGATCCGAACGGGCTCTTCTGGCGAGGCAGCAACACGGCGTTTCGCGACATTACCGACGGCACCAGTCACACGATTCTGATGGCCGAAACGTTGTTTGGTGGTCGCGATCAGGTTTCAACCACCGTCCTGACCGATCCGCAGCGGCAGATCAAACGGGTTAGCGGCGGCGCGCCGGGATCGAAGACGGCCGAAGACATCGATACCGCTTCGGCCTCCGGCTACACCGGTGCCCGGGCCGGCTCTTGGATTCGAACCACCGGCTATCACATCACGATCAACGGCTTCTATCCGCCCAACAGTCGTAGTCCCGATGCTTCGCATCACGGCTACATCGTTTCCAGCAGCCGCAGCAATCACCCCGGCGGAACGCAAATCGTGCTTGCCGATGGCAGTGTCAGCTTTGTGCCGGAGACGATCGATCTCTCCACTTGGCGGGCCCTGTTTAGTCGCGGCGGCGGTGAAGTCCCTCAGCCCTATTAA
- a CDS encoding carboxypeptidase-like regulatory domain-containing protein translates to MHRLIPTTLTLLAGVLIGCGAPPAIPGGTPGKLHAEGQPLGEVRVTVFDHDGHPQAFAVSDRQGNFQLRKEATLEGVHLPPGSYRLTIESAGEFPMIWPKAYRSPEKSPLEIDWTAEQTEIDLNVPAPKMSL, encoded by the coding sequence ATGCATCGCCTAATTCCAACCACGTTAACGCTGCTTGCTGGTGTGCTGATCGGTTGCGGAGCACCTCCCGCAATTCCCGGAGGCACGCCTGGAAAGCTGCACGCTGAAGGTCAGCCGCTGGGTGAGGTTCGCGTGACCGTCTTCGACCACGACGGCCACCCTCAGGCGTTCGCCGTGAGCGATCGCCAGGGGAACTTCCAGCTGCGCAAGGAAGCGACGCTGGAAGGGGTTCACCTGCCGCCAGGCAGCTATCGCCTGACGATCGAATCGGCCGGCGAGTTTCCCATGATCTGGCCGAAAGCATACCGCTCGCCCGAGAAGTCTCCGTTGGAAATCGATTGGACCGCGGAACAAACCGAGATCGATCTCAACGTGCCTGCTCCGAAGATGTCGCTGTAA
- a CDS encoding YncE family protein — translation MTRKLLLSNLLVILFLLTGSVSIQAAETPLMRIVWQDREAKTLRWGQFSLADSQIHFTKHDAIEGFPQLDAQRNELVQMERIGRVVVVGIRDDDDGKYQSGWAAIDMGVRSHSHGDHDDHVYKEPPHLLASVVDQAQGNPAHLYRYDGVFYLANDKRNGFTQLDPLHLLRQDDQQHGHFYRGGGGHITLAAIEGKIAYSTWAARDEENNGRIDVTDLTRSGDDAIAYSFQLPVGGLHGATASHGRVFFAPSDGIYYVDADVNLKQSPESVEMHHLSLGKDDDSDRPNRTGAFVTHRNWVLCTTGKHGAAALCLVNASAAEPSVVKLPIDTPDGLSLTTPTTVVTSAGKNYAFLFQDRKEGDAAEQLVVVDLDPNADRDLSDAKVVKQLPIGPSQVMGHYGHHEIDFDADGRWAVVTNPGSGKLQLLSLSDLEFHGEYEVGGIPTKVLCVGGKQTHH, via the coding sequence ATGACTCGAAAACTACTGCTCTCGAACTTACTTGTGATCCTATTCCTGCTGACTGGCAGCGTATCCATCCAGGCCGCAGAAACGCCCCTCATGCGCATCGTCTGGCAAGACCGTGAGGCGAAGACGCTGCGCTGGGGCCAGTTTTCCCTGGCCGATTCGCAGATCCATTTTACGAAGCATGACGCGATTGAAGGTTTCCCCCAGCTCGACGCACAGCGCAACGAGCTTGTCCAGATGGAGCGTATCGGCCGCGTGGTCGTCGTCGGCATCCGTGACGATGACGATGGCAAATATCAAAGCGGGTGGGCGGCCATCGACATGGGTGTCCGTAGTCATTCGCATGGAGATCACGACGACCACGTTTACAAGGAGCCCCCCCACCTGCTTGCCAGCGTCGTCGATCAAGCGCAGGGGAACCCGGCCCATCTGTACCGATACGATGGCGTCTTCTACCTGGCCAACGACAAGCGGAACGGTTTCACGCAGCTCGACCCGCTGCATCTCCTGCGGCAGGACGATCAACAGCACGGGCACTTCTATCGTGGTGGCGGCGGACACATCACGCTGGCGGCGATCGAAGGCAAGATCGCTTACTCGACATGGGCTGCCCGCGATGAAGAGAACAACGGTCGTATCGACGTGACCGATCTCACCCGGTCGGGCGACGACGCGATTGCCTACTCGTTTCAGCTTCCCGTCGGAGGGCTCCACGGCGCGACGGCCAGCCACGGGCGCGTCTTCTTCGCCCCTTCCGATGGAATCTACTACGTCGATGCGGATGTGAACTTGAAGCAATCCCCCGAAAGCGTCGAGATGCATCATCTATCCCTGGGCAAAGACGACGATTCTGATCGGCCCAACCGTACCGGTGCTTTCGTCACGCATCGCAATTGGGTGCTATGCACGACCGGTAAGCATGGCGCGGCGGCGCTCTGCCTGGTCAATGCCTCCGCCGCCGAGCCTTCGGTCGTCAAGCTGCCGATCGATACGCCAGACGGCCTCTCGCTCACGACGCCGACCACCGTAGTCACCTCGGCCGGCAAGAACTATGCGTTTCTGTTTCAGGACCGAAAGGAAGGAGACGCCGCCGAGCAATTGGTGGTGGTCGATCTCGATCCCAACGCCGACCGCGACCTGAGTGATGCCAAGGTGGTCAAGCAACTGCCAATCGGGCCGAGCCAGGTAATGGGTCACTATGGCCATCATGAAATAGATTTCGACGCCGACGGCCGCTGGGCGGTGGTCACTAACCCGGGTAGCGGCAAGCTGCAGCTTCTATCGCTTTCCGACCTCGAGTTTCACGGTGAGTACGAAGTCGGCGGCATACCAACCAAAGTGCTGTGCGTCGGTGGCAAACAGACGCATCATTAA
- a CDS encoding carboxypeptidase-like regulatory domain-containing protein, with amino-acid sequence MHVRWEKHLARHVRAGWIIAIFGLALVGCQGRSARPSADIQGVVRLDGKPLEQASVHFTSPRTGESAYANVEPGGTYRIPFPEVDIGELYEVAVRKPVVEVEYATDAPTSQPKTTKIPDRYANRRTSGLTFKIESGGSQTFDIDLSGS; translated from the coding sequence ATGCACGTTCGGTGGGAAAAACACTTGGCCCGCCATGTGCGAGCCGGATGGATCATCGCGATCTTCGGTCTGGCACTGGTAGGCTGCCAAGGCCGTAGCGCTCGTCCTTCGGCGGATATTCAGGGAGTGGTTCGCCTGGACGGCAAACCGCTAGAGCAAGCCAGCGTCCACTTCACGTCGCCGCGCACCGGTGAATCGGCGTATGCCAACGTCGAACCTGGCGGAACGTATCGCATACCTTTTCCGGAAGTCGACATCGGCGAGCTGTACGAAGTGGCCGTACGAAAACCGGTAGTCGAAGTCGAGTACGCTACCGATGCCCCGACGTCACAGCCGAAGACGACTAAGATCCCGGACAGGTATGCCAACCGCCGAACGAGCGGCTTGACGTTCAAGATCGAATCCGGCGGGTCGCAAACGTTCGACATCGACCTAAGCGGATCGTAA